In one Stenotrophomonas maltophilia genomic region, the following are encoded:
- a CDS encoding HlyD family secretion protein gives MTDQPSRTDAPADEAPSTHEDKPSPLKNPKVRWTLAIIGVVVVIALVAWLIYHLLVGRYLQDTNNAYLQADAVAVAPRINGYVTEVLVQDNQWVKAGEPLLRIDPRTYRATLDQAEAVIAVREADIAAAAAGVQGQQSSLLQARTQLTAAAASLRFGRSELARFTPLAASGADTHEHVESLRHDVERAQAQYDAAKAQIQGAQSQIEASQAQLEQAQAGLKQAQADAAQARVAFEDTELRARIDGRVGNKTVQVGQFVAAGTRTMTIVPVASLYLVANFKETQVGLMRAGQAAEIKVDALPGTPLRGTVESISPGTGSQFALLPPQNATGNFTKVVQRVPVRIRVDAGAEARKVLVPGMSVEVTVDTRNAKDARERTQDEAEAMAAPAR, from the coding sequence CCGCTGGACGCTGGCCATCATCGGCGTCGTCGTGGTCATCGCCCTGGTTGCCTGGCTGATCTACCACCTGCTGGTCGGCCGCTACCTGCAGGACACCAACAACGCCTATCTGCAGGCCGACGCTGTCGCGGTCGCTCCGCGCATCAACGGTTACGTCACCGAAGTGCTGGTGCAGGACAACCAGTGGGTCAAGGCCGGCGAACCGCTGCTGCGCATCGACCCGCGCACCTACCGTGCCACGCTGGACCAGGCCGAGGCCGTGATCGCCGTGCGCGAAGCCGACATCGCCGCTGCTGCCGCTGGGGTGCAGGGCCAGCAGTCCAGCCTGCTGCAGGCACGCACCCAGCTCACCGCGGCCGCCGCCTCGCTGCGTTTCGGCCGGTCAGAGCTGGCGCGCTTCACCCCGCTGGCGGCCAGTGGTGCCGACACCCATGAACACGTCGAAAGCCTGCGCCACGATGTCGAACGCGCCCAGGCCCAGTACGATGCAGCCAAGGCACAGATCCAGGGCGCGCAGAGCCAGATCGAAGCCAGCCAGGCCCAGCTCGAGCAGGCGCAGGCTGGACTGAAGCAGGCGCAGGCCGACGCTGCGCAGGCCAGAGTGGCGTTTGAGGACACCGAGCTGCGCGCGCGCATCGATGGTCGTGTCGGCAACAAGACCGTGCAGGTCGGCCAGTTTGTTGCTGCCGGTACCCGCACCATGACCATCGTGCCGGTTGCCTCGCTGTACCTCGTCGCCAATTTCAAGGAAACCCAGGTGGGCCTGATGCGCGCCGGCCAGGCGGCCGAAATCAAGGTCGATGCGTTGCCAGGCACCCCATTGCGCGGCACGGTGGAGAGCATTTCGCCGGGTACCGGCTCGCAGTTCGCGCTGCTGCCGCCACAGAACGCCACCGGCAACTTCACCAAGGTCGTGCAGCGCGTGCCGGTGCGCATCCGGGTGGACGCAGGTGCTGAAGCACGCAAGGTGCTGGTGCCGGGCATGTCGGTGGAAGTGACCGTCGATACCCGCAATGCAAAGGATGCGCGCGAGCGCACCCAGGACGAGGCCGAGGCCATGGCCGCGCCGGCGCGATGA
- a CDS encoding DHA2 family efflux MFS transporter permease subunit — MNATRAHAAPVAGGKADAAAWLAVAAGTIGSFMATLDISIVNAALPTIQGEVGASGTEGTWISTAFLVSEIVMIPLTGWFVRTLGLRTFLLICATLFTAFSVMCGLADSLPMMIAGRVGQGFAGGALIPTALTIVGTRLPPKQQPLGTALFGMTVILGPVIGPLLGGWLTENVSWHYAFFINVPICAGLVALLLLGLPHETSDWGGLLRADWLGIVGMTAGLSALTVVLEDGQRERWFESTMIVVLSIVSVLGFALLALSQFTSKAPVIRLNILFQRSFGAVFVMVMAVGMILFGVMYMIPQFLAIIAGYNTEQAGYVLLLAGLPTILLMPLMPKMLETVDVRIMVFGGMLCFAAACFVNLGLTPDSIGPHFVIGQLLQGCGLALAMMALNQAAITSVPREYTSDASGLFNAARNLGGSIGLAIISTFQERRTTLHIDAIGSSVTANSTIAQDALHAYGQQLGDATQAMAVLAQTVQMQAMVMAYNDLFWIFGLIVVATLPLVFLLKPLPKGVPLAMH; from the coding sequence ATGAACGCCACCCGTGCCCACGCAGCACCTGTCGCCGGAGGCAAGGCGGATGCCGCGGCCTGGCTGGCCGTGGCGGCCGGCACCATCGGTTCGTTCATGGCTACGCTGGACATCTCCATCGTCAACGCCGCGTTGCCCACCATCCAGGGCGAAGTGGGCGCCAGCGGCACCGAAGGCACCTGGATCTCCACAGCCTTCCTTGTCTCGGAAATCGTGATGATTCCGCTGACCGGCTGGTTCGTGCGCACGCTGGGCCTGCGCACTTTCCTGCTGATCTGCGCCACGCTGTTCACTGCGTTCTCGGTGATGTGCGGCCTGGCCGATTCGTTGCCGATGATGATCGCCGGACGGGTAGGGCAGGGTTTTGCCGGTGGTGCGCTGATCCCGACCGCGCTGACCATCGTCGGCACGCGGCTGCCGCCGAAGCAGCAGCCGCTGGGTACGGCGCTGTTCGGCATGACCGTCATCCTGGGCCCGGTGATCGGCCCCTTGCTGGGCGGCTGGTTGACCGAGAACGTCAGCTGGCACTACGCGTTCTTCATCAACGTGCCGATCTGCGCCGGCCTGGTTGCCCTGCTGCTGCTCGGCCTTCCGCATGAAACGTCTGATTGGGGTGGGCTGCTGCGCGCAGACTGGCTGGGCATCGTCGGCATGACCGCCGGCCTGTCCGCGCTTACCGTGGTGCTGGAAGACGGCCAGCGCGAGCGCTGGTTCGAATCGACGATGATCGTGGTTCTCAGCATCGTCTCGGTGCTGGGCTTCGCGCTGCTCGCGCTTTCGCAGTTCACCAGCAAGGCGCCGGTCATCCGCCTCAACATCCTGTTCCAGCGCAGTTTCGGCGCAGTGTTCGTGATGGTGATGGCGGTGGGCATGATCCTGTTCGGTGTCATGTACATGATCCCGCAGTTCCTGGCGATCATCGCCGGCTACAACACCGAGCAGGCCGGCTATGTGCTGCTGCTGGCCGGCCTGCCGACCATCCTGCTGATGCCGTTGATGCCGAAGATGCTGGAAACGGTCGACGTACGCATCATGGTGTTCGGCGGCATGCTGTGCTTCGCCGCTGCCTGCTTCGTCAATCTGGGGCTGACTCCGGACAGCATCGGCCCGCACTTCGTCATAGGCCAGCTGCTGCAGGGCTGTGGGTTGGCGCTGGCGATGATGGCGTTGAACCAGGCGGCCATCACCTCGGTGCCGCGCGAGTACACCAGCGATGCGTCCGGCCTGTTCAACGCCGCGCGCAATCTCGGCGGCTCGATCGGGCTGGCCATCATTTCCACTTTCCAGGAACGCCGCACCACCCTGCACATCGATGCGATCGGCAGCAGCGTTACCGCAAACTCGACCATCGCCCAGGACGCGCTGCATGCCTACGGCCAGCAGCTGGGCGACGCCACCCAGGCGATGGCCGTGCTGGCGCAGACGGTGCAGATGCAGGCGATGGTGATGGCCTACAACGACCTGTTCTGGATCTTCGGCCTGATCGTGGTGGCCACCCTGCCGCTGGTCTTCCTGCTCAAGCCCCTGCCCAAGGGCGTTCCATTGGCGATGCACTGA
- a CDS encoding ABC transporter ATP-binding protein, translating to MPVEAQPEAAAVDTVSAPGYLSIRDLRKEFDGFVAVDDVNLDVRKGEIFALLGGSGSGKSTLLRCLGGFETPTKGSITLDGQRLDALPPYQRPVNMMFQSYALFPHMTVEQNIAFGLKQDGLGKDAIGRRVGEMLELVQMGHLGKRKPHQLSGGQQQRVALARSLAKGPKLLLLDEPMGALDKKLRSQMQLELVSIIESSGVTCVMVTHDQEEAMTMATRIAVMDAGWIQQVGKPDEVYEQPANRFVAEFIGSVNLFDGVIDEDLPEYVTVRSPLFPAPIYIAHGITGYEGQPVAFALRPEKVMIGKDEPEGHTNKAQGVIEDIAYFGSHSVYHVRLPSGAKVLANFANSQRWASDGLTWGDSVWVHWRDNDGVVLTS from the coding sequence ATGCCCGTTGAAGCCCAGCCGGAAGCCGCCGCCGTTGATACGGTGAGTGCGCCCGGCTATCTCTCCATTCGCGACCTGCGCAAGGAATTCGACGGCTTCGTCGCCGTCGACGACGTCAATCTGGATGTGCGCAAGGGCGAGATCTTTGCCCTGCTGGGCGGCTCCGGCAGCGGCAAATCCACCCTGCTGCGCTGCCTGGGCGGCTTCGAGACACCCACCAAGGGCAGTATCACCCTTGATGGGCAGCGTCTGGACGCCTTGCCGCCCTATCAGCGGCCGGTCAACATGATGTTCCAGTCCTACGCCCTGTTCCCGCACATGACGGTCGAGCAGAACATCGCGTTCGGCCTCAAGCAGGACGGGCTGGGCAAGGATGCGATCGGCAGGCGCGTCGGCGAAATGCTGGAGCTGGTGCAGATGGGCCACCTCGGCAAGCGCAAGCCGCATCAGCTGTCCGGCGGACAGCAGCAGCGCGTGGCGCTGGCACGCTCGTTGGCCAAGGGCCCCAAGCTGCTGCTGCTGGATGAGCCGATGGGTGCACTGGACAAGAAGCTGCGCTCGCAGATGCAGCTGGAACTGGTCAGCATCATCGAATCGTCGGGCGTGACCTGCGTGATGGTCACCCACGACCAGGAAGAAGCGATGACCATGGCCACCCGCATCGCGGTGATGGATGCGGGCTGGATCCAGCAGGTCGGCAAGCCGGACGAAGTGTACGAGCAGCCGGCCAACCGGTTCGTCGCCGAGTTCATCGGCTCGGTGAACCTGTTCGACGGCGTGATCGACGAGGACCTGCCGGAGTATGTGACCGTACGATCGCCGCTGTTCCCGGCGCCGATCTACATCGCCCATGGCATCACTGGATATGAAGGGCAGCCGGTCGCATTCGCGCTGCGCCCGGAAAAGGTGATGATCGGCAAGGACGAGCCGGAAGGGCACACCAACAAGGCACAGGGTGTGATCGAGGACATCGCCTACTTCGGCAGTCACTCGGTCTACCACGTGCGCCTTCCCAGTGGAGCCAAGGTGCTGGCCAACTTCGCCAATTCGCAGCGCTGGGCCAGCGATGGCCTGACCTGGGGTGACAGCGTGTGGGTGCACTGGCGCGACAATGACGGCGTGGTGCTGACCTCATGA
- a CDS encoding efflux transporter outer membrane subunit gives MTSTTLPVSPLLRRLCPATLPLLLAGCMVGPDYVKPDVATVATAQAQLPRAAQAGVQPASPPSQWWRALNDPLLDQLVDEALRNSPNLRAAQAKLLASRALQRQRRAEQLPSVGAAAGYANIKAPDSLENSVRGLGENIAGVAEANGPPQEAAQLRQQFADIDLDTELYVAGFDASWELDLFGRRRRAAEQAAAEAEANAAALADAQVQLAAELTQVYLGYRSSRERIALAEHNLRAADESLQLTRQRRQRGADSDLQVERAQAQLQQQQAALPPLQAQADEARDVLALMVGREPGALDARLAADQPLPVLPASVPVDDAGALIQRRPDVRKAERELAASSAQIGQAISAYFPQVTLLGSIGAGATSVSDLGRDSAATIVAPFLRWSLFDFGVNKARVAQARAGNEARLAAYEGTVLAALQDANTALARFGAARQQLQASVRAEASADRSLALMSQRRQAGATSQIDLLDVQRQRLQAQDAAAQARLQLLVRYVALQKSLGLGWQEAPPVAVR, from the coding sequence ATGACTTCGACGACCTTGCCCGTTTCCCCCCTTCTGCGCCGGCTGTGCCCGGCCACCCTGCCGCTGCTGCTGGCGGGCTGCATGGTGGGGCCGGATTACGTGAAACCGGACGTGGCCACGGTCGCTACCGCGCAGGCGCAGCTCCCACGCGCGGCGCAGGCCGGCGTGCAGCCTGCCAGCCCGCCCAGCCAGTGGTGGCGCGCGCTCAACGATCCGCTGCTGGACCAGCTGGTGGACGAGGCGCTGCGCAACAGCCCCAACCTGCGCGCCGCCCAGGCCAAGCTGCTGGCCTCGCGCGCGCTGCAGCGCCAGCGGCGCGCCGAGCAGCTGCCCAGCGTGGGCGCGGCGGCGGGCTACGCCAACATCAAGGCACCGGATTCGCTGGAAAACAGCGTGCGCGGTCTGGGCGAGAACATCGCCGGGGTGGCCGAGGCCAACGGCCCTCCGCAGGAGGCGGCGCAGCTGCGCCAGCAGTTCGCCGATATCGATCTGGACACCGAGCTGTACGTGGCCGGCTTCGACGCCAGTTGGGAACTGGACCTGTTCGGCCGCCGACGCCGCGCGGCCGAGCAGGCCGCCGCCGAAGCCGAGGCCAACGCCGCAGCACTGGCCGATGCGCAGGTGCAGCTTGCCGCGGAACTGACCCAGGTCTACCTCGGCTACCGCAGCAGCCGCGAGCGTATCGCCCTGGCCGAGCACAACCTCCGAGCCGCCGATGAAAGCCTGCAGCTGACCCGTCAGCGTCGCCAACGCGGTGCGGATTCGGACCTGCAGGTGGAGCGCGCGCAGGCCCAGCTGCAACAGCAGCAGGCTGCGCTGCCGCCGCTACAGGCACAGGCCGACGAAGCCCGAGATGTGCTGGCCCTGATGGTAGGCCGCGAGCCGGGGGCGCTGGATGCACGGTTGGCGGCAGACCAGCCGCTGCCGGTGCTGCCGGCCAGCGTGCCGGTGGACGATGCGGGCGCGTTGATCCAGCGCCGGCCGGATGTGCGCAAGGCTGAGCGCGAGCTGGCGGCATCCTCGGCGCAGATCGGCCAGGCGATCTCGGCGTATTTTCCGCAGGTGACCCTGCTGGGCAGCATCGGCGCGGGCGCCACCTCGGTTTCCGACCTGGGGCGGGATTCAGCCGCCACCATCGTCGCCCCGTTCCTGCGCTGGTCGCTGTTCGACTTCGGCGTGAACAAGGCCCGTGTGGCCCAGGCTCGGGCCGGCAATGAGGCCCGGTTGGCGGCCTACGAGGGCACGGTGCTGGCTGCACTGCAGGATGCCAACACCGCGTTGGCGCGCTTCGGTGCGGCGCGGCAGCAACTGCAGGCCAGTGTCCGCGCCGAGGCTTCGGCGGACCGTTCGCTGGCGTTGATGAGCCAGCGTCGACAGGCGGGTGCCACCTCGCAGATCGATCTGCTGGACGTACAGCGCCAGCGGCTGCAGGCGCAGGATGCCGCCGCCCAGGCGCGGCTGCAGTTGCTGGTGCGGTATGTGGCGCTGCAGAAGAGCCTGGGGCTGGGCTGGCAGGAGGCGCCGCCGGTGGCTGTTCGCTGA